The window TCGGGAAAAAGGCATTGAGATTGTTTTCGATCCACGCTGCCAGCTCACCCGTATTCCATCGGCGCTAAGCGAGACGGAATTCATGTCCATCATTGGTAATTTGCTGGATAACGCAATGGAAGCAACATTAGCCACTACAGCCCCACATTATCCTGTCGAGGTGTATATCTATGATAGCGAACAAGAACTGGTCATTGAGGTCGCCGATCAGGGAACGGGGATCGATCCGGCGATTGCCGATAGGCTGTTTGAAATGGGCGTAACCAGTAAAACGCAGGGCGATCACGGGCTGGGGCTGCATCTGGTGTCTAGCTACGTTAACCAGGCGCAGGGAATGATTGAAGTCTCGGCCAATCAGCCGAATGGCAGCATATTTTCCCTATTTATACCGCTATCCCCCAAATAAGTTGAGCTGCCGCGAGTTGCAAGACGCATAGGCAACGTGAAATATGACGGGTGTAACGGATAGCAGATCTTCTTTTATGTTTCAGATACTAACAGGGATTCACACCATGCAGCACACTGAACATTTCGATGTCTTAATCGTTGAAGATGAAAGTAAGCTGGCAACTATTCATGCTGAATTTATTGAAAAGCATTTCAATCTGCGTGTTGTCGGGATTGCCGCGACGCTTTTTGAAGCCAAAAAACTCCTTCAACAACATAGACCACGCCTGATCCTGCTCGATAACTATTTGCCCGACGGCGAAGGCGTCTCACTGATTGAAAGCCAACTGCTCAAAGGGATGGACTGTTCCGTCATTTTTATTACCGCAGCCAGCGATATGAATACCTGCGCTCAGGCCATTCGCTGCGGAGCCTTTGACTACATCATCAAGCCGCTCTCCTACCCGCGACTGCGCTCTTCGCTGGAGCGATTTATTCAATTTGTAAAAACTCAGCACACCTACAAAATTGTCGATCAACAGAACGTCGATATTCTCTATCAGCTGCAATCGTCCGGTGCCGCGCCTTCCTCATCAACAAAAGGTATTGAGGAGAACACGCTGGGGTTGATCAAGCAGATTTTTGCCAGCGATGGCGGTGAGACGCTGTATTCCGTCGATGATATCGTCGAAAAAACCGGGTTGAGTAAAACGACGGCGCGCCGCTATCTGGAGTTTTGCGTTGAAAACCAGTTTCTCGATATCGAAATGCGTTACGGAAAGATTGGTCATCCGCGTCGGCTGTATCGTACAAAGCACGCCCACTAGGTACCACAGCCCTATCCTATGGCGGCGAAATGTGCCGTCACAGGGTATGCAGCAGAGACAGACGCCGATGTAAGATACGATAGATAAAAAGTGCGATAAGAACTCAGGAAAAGAATAGCGCGATTAATCGATCTGTCAGATCCGCCGACATTAATACCAAATTTAACCATTCGTTATTTTTACCCTACTTGTATTTTCAATACGTTTCTCATTCATCCATTTCCTTCTCTATTTTTTAAAAATTAAAAAACAATCAAAATTATCTGTGTTTATTCTTAAACGGTTGCAGTAACGCTTATTGGTAGTTCAACCTGAATGTGGTGTGCCGTTGTCCAACCGCAGGAGAGAAACCTCACGAATTATCATTAGGAAGTTGCTCGAACACTTTCGCATGCCTCAATCTGACAACCGCGCCGCTTCACGTGCGTCTTCCTCTACGCCACGACATGCGCTGTCAAAACGAGTGTCAACGGCAGACAAAAAAGCCGTCTCGCTAGAAAGCGACTGGACGTCTTTTTAACCGCTCACGCCCGGATAGCATCATGTGCATCCGGGCGTATCAAGCATCCTATTCGTGATATCAAAAACCGTGATATCAAAACCCTGATGCATATGATGCTTAGCTCTGCGAACCCTCGTTCAGCGGCATTGTTGATGGATTAGGATATTGATAGTCAAACCCAAGTTCATGGCAGATACGCTGTCCGTCAACAATTCGACCCTGATCGCTCTCGGCTACGGGGGCAAACTGCGGTGGAGACACGTGCAATCTGCGTGCTTGTTCAGGATAAAAATCCTGTCTGGCAGGGTGTTCCGGTGCACACAGGTTATAGATATGTCCACCGTTTGGTAGTTTCAGCAGCAACAGGATAGCCGCCAGCACATCTTCCTGATGCACCAGATTCACGCCATGATTGCCACGCGGCAGATTGGTTTTACCAGCAAGAAAACGCCCGGGATGGCGATCGCCGCCGACCAGCCCTGCCAAACGCAGGATATCCACCGACGTATCGGGTAAATGCTGTAGCCACTGTTCGAGGGACACCAGCGTCTTCCCTGCTACCGTCGTCGGCTGTAGCGGCGAGGTTTCTCTTACTGTACCGCTACCATCACCATAGACCGACGTTGAACTGGTAAAGATAATGCGTGGGACATGAAACACGCGCGCCATATTCACCAACTGCTGTACCGCTTGCGCATACCCTTCGCCCCCCTCCGCCGTTCGGCTGGCGGGCAACGTCACGATCAAGACATCAACCTCTTGTAATAGCGCGCTAAGCTCGTCAGCGTCACATTCCAGTTTTGGCGTCAGAGACAATTGATAGCACTCAATGCCGCTCATACGTGCGGCCTCGACGCCGTCCTGAGTGGTTTTCGTTCCCGTTACGTGGTAGCCGTGTCCATTCAACGTCAAAGCCAGCGGCATACCCAGCCAGCCCAATCCAACAATCGATACTTTTTTCATCTGCCGTTCTCCCCTGCAAGGAGCCTGTTAAGTAACACTACGCACGCCTACAGAGTAAACGGCTTTCATACCTATCGCTACGGCTGCCTGTCCGATTTCAGTAACCCTTTCTGCCTATCACAAGCCGATATCC is drawn from Pectobacterium aroidearum and contains these coding sequences:
- a CDS encoding response regulator, which encodes MQHTEHFDVLIVEDESKLATIHAEFIEKHFNLRVVGIAATLFEAKKLLQQHRPRLILLDNYLPDGEGVSLIESQLLKGMDCSVIFITAASDMNTCAQAIRCGAFDYIIKPLSYPRLRSSLERFIQFVKTQHTYKIVDQQNVDILYQLQSSGAAPSSSTKGIEENTLGLIKQIFASDGGETLYSVDDIVEKTGLSKTTARRYLEFCVENQFLDIEMRYGKIGHPRRLYRTKHAH
- a CDS encoding SDR family oxidoreductase codes for the protein MKKVSIVGLGWLGMPLALTLNGHGYHVTGTKTTQDGVEAARMSGIECYQLSLTPKLECDADELSALLQEVDVLIVTLPASRTAEGGEGYAQAVQQLVNMARVFHVPRIIFTSSTSVYGDGSGTVRETSPLQPTTVAGKTLVSLEQWLQHLPDTSVDILRLAGLVGGDRHPGRFLAGKTNLPRGNHGVNLVHQEDVLAAILLLLKLPNGGHIYNLCAPEHPARQDFYPEQARRLHVSPPQFAPVAESDQGRIVDGQRICHELGFDYQYPNPSTMPLNEGSQS